From a region of the Triticum aestivum cultivar Chinese Spring chromosome 7D, IWGSC CS RefSeq v2.1, whole genome shotgun sequence genome:
- the LOC123165168 gene encoding putative disease resistance protein At1g50180 — translation MAQSAVNTVLGSVGNLAVQETTFLCAVNLEVGLLKDELMRLQAYLKDVDSKWRSGNARVAVLVSQIRDAAYEAQNVIEAADHMEKRNRLKKGFMGAISRYARLPNDLVTLRKIGVEIQRVKRKIKEIFASAQNLNISLDNNVFVKDDFSQDDGPIHQNSEDDVFMVGFEDEHKGIVDKLVDNDYLLSVVSIVAMGGAGKTTLARKVYTSSRVKEHFDTLAWVTVSQKFKGIDLLKDIMKQITGHKDESVNQMTEYEVGKKINEFLSEKKYFVVLDDVWETDTWEQLNGMITVFPDATNGSRVLLTTRKEDVAKHIQMPTYVHPLKKLNEEKSWQLFSSKALPTYKRSAIRDVDEFEKLGRKLAKKCDGLPLALAVLGGYLSKNLNAQIWSDILSDWPATKDGQMMSVILARSYKDLPNHHLRSCLLYFAAFPEDYQIDVPDLINLWIAESFIPHTPNHTLEETARSYVTELAQRSLVQVVRRSTAHGWIERIRIHDILHDWCIQEARQDGFLDTSNKTAGQAGASSSSSDNLISYRFSFQTLSYQILPATPNVRSLLGFKLLSVSLPKLRFLRVLCIEKSTLKHFSSVIGGCIHLRLLRLADCGCVVLPSSIGKLIYLQTIDLRNTILLSVVPNSLWDIPTLRHVYLSFYPTQRYVDPSHRTKFCPPPPARSVRLQPKELQSFLLDLAPVGADFRWHDMMIFLGQMNQLTTFSLAYHNIPAELLNIFANMPHLVDISLRKFDVLDKLPAEFPQSVRHLVLHADVIKQDPMPILEKLPCLVVLELSGYKGQTMCCSFQGFPRLQELELHDFSTEEWRIKVGAMPKLSHLSLWWCKKMSKLPVGLLHLPSLGHLKLSNMDQISEDDITLKELRRKGCEVEVRELRCPPVRF, via the exons ATGGCGCAGTCGGCTGTGAACACCGTGCTCGGGAGCGTGGGCAATCTTGCAGTCCAGGAGACCACATTCTTGTGTGCAGTCAACCTTGAAGTGGGGCTGTTGAAAGATGAGCTGATGAGGTTGCAGGCCTACCTCAAAGATGTTGATAGCAAGTGGAGATCAGGAAATGCAAGGGTTGCAGTCTTGGTGAGCCAGATCAGGGATGCGGCTTATGAAGCTCAGAACGTCATTGAAGCTGCAGATCACATGGAGAAGAGAAACAGGCTCAAGAAGGGATTCATGGGTGCTATTTCAAGGTATGCTAGATTGCCGAATGACTTGGTAACCCTTCGTAAAATCGGTGTTGAAATTCAACGTGTAAAAAGGAAGATCAAGGAGATTTTTGCATCTGCACAAAATCTGAATATTAGTCTGGATAACAATGTTTTTGTAAAGGACGATTTTTCACAAGATGATGGTCCTATACATCAAAACTCTGAAGATGATGTTTTCATGGTTGGTTTTGAGGATGAGCACAAAGGAATAGTGGACAAGTTAGTTGACAATGATTACCTGCTTAGTGTTGTGTCTATAGTTGCCATGGGCGGGGCAGGAAAGACAACACTTGCTAGAAAAGTCTACACTTCATCTAGAGTCAAAGAGCACTTTGACACACTTGCTTGGGTGACTGTATCTCAAAAGTTCAAGGGCATTGATTTGCTAAAGGATATCATGAAACAAATAACAGGGCACAAAGATGAGTCAGTTAACCAAATGACGGAGTATGAGGTGGGAAAGAAGATCAATGAATTTCTTTCAGAAAAGAAATACTTTGTTGTTCTTGATGATGTTTGGGAAACAGATACATGGGAGCAATTAAACGGAATGATTACAGTCTTTCCAGATGCAACTAATGGTAGCAGAGTACTGTTAACGACACGAAAAGAAGATGTTGCAAAGCATATTCAGATGCCAACCTATGTTCATCCTTTGAAGAAATTAAATGAAGAGAAAAGTTGGCAACTTTTTAGTAGCAAAGCTTTACCAACATACAAAAGGTCTGCCATACGTGATGTGGACGAGTTTGAAAAGCTTGGGAGAAAGCTTGCAAAGAAATGTGATGGATTACCACTTGCACTTGCAGTTTTGGGAGGTTATCTGTCTAAAAATCTAAATGCACAAATATGGTCCGATATACTCTCTGATTGGCCAGCAACCAAAGATGGACAAATGATGAGTGTCATACTGGCACGCAGTTACAAGGACCTACCAAATCATCATTTGAGATCTTGTTTACTTTATTTTGCTGCTTTTCCTGAGGATTATCAAATAGATGTGCCGGATCTTATTAACTTGTGGATAGCAGAAAGTTTCATTCCACATACACCAAACCATACACTAGAAGAAACAGCACGGAGCTATGTAACCGAGTTGGCTCAGAGAAGCTTGGTCCAAGTTGTTCGCAGAAGTACggcacatggatggatagagagaATAAGGATTCACGATATCTTGCATGACTGGTGCATACAAGAAGCAAGACAAGATGGTTTTCTTGATACAAGCAACAAAACTGCAG GCCAAGCaggtgcatcatcatcatcatctgatAACTTGATATCTTATCGTTTTAGTTTTCAAACTTTGAGTTATCAGATTTTACCTGCGACGCCTAATGTCCGAAGTCTGCTTGGCTTTAAACTCTTATCAGTGTCCCTTCCTAAGCTGAGATTCCTGAGAGTTCTTTGCATTGAAAAATCAACACTAAAACATTTCTCCAGCGTAATTGGTGGGTGCATTCACCTAAGATTGCTTAGGTTGGCAGATTGTGGATGTGTGGTGTTACCTTCTTCAATTGGCAAACTCATTTACTTGCAGACTATAGATCTCAGAAACACAATTTTGTTGTCAGTAGTACCAAACTCTCTCTGGGATATCCCTACTCTAAGGCATGTTTACCTTTCATTTTACCCTACCCAAAGGTATGTTGACCCTTCACATAGGACAAAATTTTGTCCACCACCACCTGCAAGGAGTGTGCGACTGCAGCCGAAAGAGCTACAGAGCTTTCTGTTGGATCTTGCTCCTGTTGGCGCTGATTTCCGCTGGCATGACATGATGATTTTCTTGGGCCAGATGAATCAACTAACAACCTTCTCGTTGGCTTACCACAATATACCAGCGGAGTTGCTCAACATATTTGCAAACATGCCTCACCTGGTTGATATTAGTCTCCGCAAATTTGATGTGCTCGATAAGCTGCCTGCTGAGTTCCCACAAAGCGTACGTCATCTTGTTCtacatgctgatgtcataaaacaAGACCCAATGCCGATCCTGGAGAAACTCCCCTGTCTTGTGGTGTTGGAGTTGAGTGGGTACAAAGGCCAGACCATGTGCTGCTCCTTCCAAGGGTTCCCTCGGCTGCAAGAGTTAGAACTACATGATTTTTCCACCGAGGAGTGGAGGATAAAGGTCGGGGCAATGCCAAAGCTCTCCCACCTGTCACTTTGGTGGTGCAAGAAGATGAGCAAGCTCCCCGTGGGGTTGCTGCACCTTCCATCCCTCGGTCACCTGAAGCTGAGCAATATGGACCAGATTTCTGAAGATGACATCACACTAAAGGAGCTGCGGCGGAAAGGGTGCGAG GTGGAGGTTAGAGAACTCCGGTGCCCTCCGGTCCGTTTCTGA